The following coding sequences lie in one Aythya fuligula isolate bAytFul2 chromosome 17, bAytFul2.pri, whole genome shotgun sequence genomic window:
- the MRPL40 gene encoding 39S ribosomal protein L40, mitochondrial: MQAAARGLRRAWAAPGSAALSCWLPQAVQLRGSHWETSLLAFRASLPVRAQPKKKKKVDVKREQAQKDRMKKKIKKLEKAAPELIPIEDFETPLKFSDNSRVRSLPPLSFEETERRVLLMKKWSAYKQSQDRAEKQAIRSLVEAQQEALKELRLESEELYQAAIRRDEGLFPFERDGPNYTPPLPGYDPPEGKCIDITKVYTQ; the protein is encoded by the exons ATGCAGGCGGCGGCCCGGGGGCTCCGCAGGGCCTGGGCAGCGCCCGGCAGCGCCGCGCTCAG ttGCTGGCTGCCCCAGGCGGTGCAGCTTCGAGGAAGTCACTGGGAGACCTCCCTGCTGGCGTTCAGGGCATCCCTCCCCGTGAG AGcacagccaaagaaaaaaaagaaggtggaTGTAAAGAGAGAGCAAGCACAGAAGGATCGTATGAAAAAGAAGATCAAAAAGTTGGAAAAAGCTGCCCCAGAGTTAATTCCAATTGAGGATTTTGAAACACCACTTAAGTTCTCAGATAACAGCAG GGTGCGAAGTCTTCCCCCTCTGTCATTTgaggagacagaaagaagaGTTTTACTTATGAAAAAGTGGTCTGCGTATAAGCAGAGCCAAGACAGGGCAGAAAAGCAAGCAATTCGGAGCCTTGTAGAAGCCCAACAAGAGGCACTAAAGGAACTGCGCCTTGAATCTGAAGAGCTCTATCAGGCAGCGATCAGACGAGACGAGGGGCTTTTCCCCTTTGAGAGAGATGGACCTAATTATACCCCACCACTTCCTGGGTATGATCCTCCCGAAGGAAAATGCATCGATATCACCAAAGTGTACACACAGTGA
- the C17H22orf39 gene encoding UPF0545 protein C22orf39 homolog, producing MAGGGSWRPPRSCEDYWWEWRHCRGLRHAFHHYYAHGQLPACARWRDDYTACRAWESARAAAAQEALCKSERARVEEKQKYAPVWTFRKSPPPDWYLPLDQDSPK from the exons ATGGCCGGCGGCGGCAGCTGGAGG CCTCCGCGGTCGTGCGAGGATTACTGGTGGGAGTGGCGGCACTGCCGCGGGCTGCGCCACGCCTTCCACCACTACTACGCGCACGGGCAGCTGCCGGCCTGCGCCCGCTGGCGGGACGATTACACCGCCTGCCGCGCCTGGGAGAgcgcccgcgccgccgccgcgcag GAAGCGCTGTGCAAGAGCGAAAGAGCCCGGgtggaggagaagcagaaatatgCCCCGGTGTGGACCTTCAGGAAGAGCCCGCCGCCAGACTGGTACCTGCCGCTCGACCAGGACAGCCCCAAGTGA
- the UFD1 gene encoding ubiquitin recognition factor in ER-associated degradation protein 1 isoform X2, whose product MTVIMPPSALDQLSRLNITYPMLFKLTNKNSDRMTHCGVLEFVADEGICYLPHWMMQNLLLEEGGLVQVESVNLQVATYSKFQPQSPDFLDITNPKAVLENALRNFACLTTGDVIAINYNEKIYELRVMETKPDKAVSIIECDMNVDFDAPLGYKEPERSAQHEDTADVEADHSGYVSDVGFRAFSGSGNRLDGKKKGVEPSPSPIKPGDIRRGIPNYDFKIGRITFIRNSRPLVKKVEEDESGSRFIAFSGEGQSLRKKGRKP is encoded by the exons taaTTATGCCACCCTCTGCTCTGGATCAACTCA GCCGACTTAATATTACTTACCCGATGCTATTTAAGCTGACGAATAAAAATTCAGACCGAATGACACACTGTGGAGTGCTTGAGTTTGTGGCTGATGAGGGCATATGTTACCTGCCACACTGG ATGATGCAGAACTTGCTGCTGGAAGAGGGAGGCCTGGTACAAGTGGAGAGTGTTAATCTTCAAGTTGCCACTTACTCGAAATTTCAGCCACAGAGTCCTGATTTTCTTGACATCACCAACCCCAAAGCTGT ATTAGAAAATGCATTGAGAAACTTTGCTTGTCTAACTACTGGGGACGTTATTGCCATCAACTACAATGAGAAG ATCTACGAGCTTCGGGTAATGGAGACCAAACCAGATAAGGCTGTGTCCATCATAGAATGTGATATGAAT GTGGATTTTGATGCTCCTTTGGGGTACAAAGAACCGGAAAGAAGTGCACAACATGAAGATACCGCA GATGTTGAAGCAGACCACAGTGGATATGTGAGTGACGTAGGATTTCGT GCATTCTCTGGTTCTGGGAACAGATTGGATGGCAAGAAGAAAGGTGTTGAGCCTAGTCCATCACCAATTAAACCAGGAGATATTCGAAG AGGAATACCCAACTATGACTTCAAGATTGGTAGAATCACGTTCATTAGAAACTCACGTCCACTCGTTAAGAAAGTTGAAGAG GATGAATCTGGAAGTCGGTTTATTGCCTTTTCAGGAGAAGGCCAGTCCCTGCgcaaaaagggaagaaagcccTAA